From a region of the Thermus caldilimi genome:
- a CDS encoding ATP-binding protein translates to MFREQVEALYTALVGDVPIILWGPPGTGKTATLTHLARRLGWHLEVLIGATRDRTDFGGFPVAHEGRVSLVPLPWLTRLLEKGRESILFLDELSSTPEDVRPALLRVINERVAGDTPIPSRIAAAANPAEIAVGGFDLEPPIANRLLHLEWNLTPQEWAQGLREGWDTIYPKLPPPPPPETLAAHQEWARDMVALYLERNPTHAYHLPQGEGRGRAWPSYRTWTMAAQALGTARALGFGESVQSTLVAGAVGKAGYAFMTFLLDLDLPDPKEVLHNPSLLPSRDDRAYATLMSVASLVVSEWSEERWKQAWRVLGHAAQEGRADIAVPAAGRLIRAHQRAREERKPTWTFPEAAQRFLPLVQKVAEMRR, encoded by the coding sequence ATGTTCCGAGAACAAGTGGAAGCCCTCTACACCGCCCTCGTGGGAGACGTCCCCATCATCCTCTGGGGACCCCCAGGCACAGGCAAAACCGCCACCCTCACCCACCTGGCCCGGCGGCTCGGGTGGCACCTGGAAGTCCTCATCGGTGCCACCCGGGACCGCACCGACTTCGGGGGATTCCCCGTGGCCCACGAAGGACGGGTGAGCCTGGTCCCTCTCCCCTGGCTCACCCGCCTCCTGGAAAAAGGACGGGAAAGCATCCTCTTCCTCGACGAACTCTCCTCCACTCCCGAGGACGTCCGCCCAGCCCTCCTCCGGGTCATCAACGAAAGAGTGGCCGGGGATACCCCCATCCCCTCCCGCATCGCCGCCGCCGCTAACCCCGCCGAAATCGCCGTGGGCGGCTTTGACCTGGAACCCCCCATAGCCAACCGCCTCCTCCACCTGGAGTGGAACCTGACCCCCCAGGAGTGGGCCCAGGGCCTCCGGGAAGGATGGGACACCATCTACCCCAAACTGCCGCCCCCGCCACCCCCAGAAACCCTCGCCGCCCACCAAGAGTGGGCCCGAGACATGGTGGCCCTCTACCTGGAACGCAACCCCACCCACGCCTACCACCTCCCCCAGGGTGAAGGTAGGGGAAGAGCCTGGCCTTCCTACCGCACCTGGACCATGGCCGCCCAAGCCCTGGGTACCGCCCGCGCCCTCGGGTTCGGAGAAAGCGTCCAGAGCACCCTCGTGGCCGGAGCCGTGGGTAAGGCGGGGTACGCCTTCATGACCTTCCTCCTGGATCTGGACCTCCCCGACCCCAAAGAGGTCCTCCACAACCCCTCCCTCCTCCCCTCCCGCGATGACCGGGCCTACGCCACCCTCATGAGCGTGGCCTCCCTCGTGGTCAGCGAGTGGAGCGAGGAGCGGTGGAAGCAAGCCTGGCGTGTCCTCGGACACGCCGCCCAAGAAGGCCGCGCCGACATCGCCGTCCCCGCCGCAGGACGCCTCATCCGCGCCCACCAACGGGCCAGGGAGGAACGCAAGCCCACCTGGACCTTCCCCGAGGCCGCCCAACGCTTCCTTCCCCTCGTGCAAAAGGTGGCAGAAATGCGGAGGTGA
- a CDS encoding AAA family ATPase: protein MKEVHLGVGGPKAVHLGVGGPKEETLRHIEEAERIGTERLLSYFPAWIRAILQEDIEGVEEVAMDLGRPLVVRVRGEQKLHREVSQGDIDYFYAKVGSFRSNGRAGIPGTLHRISVIRDADDLPIGFTIRFGRAIPGIATPLRDWIGGRDSTLIIGPPGVGKTTLLRGIVEEKAKTLKARLVIVDTSNEIAGDGAVPHPIIGSARRMMVGDPRKQANIILQAITNHSPETIVVDEIGYHGDVEVLETARRRGVDIVATVHGEDLRDVLENPVLRPLLGYPDLETGKRLTRPVFRVGIAVLAKGVYKVYPDFTAAIDQALRKEDPDGIVVDSKRG from the coding sequence TTGAAGGAGGTTCATTTGGGGGTGGGGGGCCCCAAAGCGGTTCATTTGGGGGTGGGGGGCCCCAAAGAGGAGACCCTTCGGCACATAGAGGAAGCTGAACGGATAGGGACGGAGCGGCTTCTTTCCTACTTTCCCGCCTGGATACGGGCCATTCTGCAGGAAGACATTGAGGGCGTGGAAGAGGTGGCGATGGACTTGGGGCGGCCCCTGGTAGTGCGGGTGCGGGGAGAGCAGAAGCTGCACCGAGAGGTGTCCCAAGGGGATATTGACTACTTCTATGCCAAAGTGGGCAGTTTCCGGTCTAACGGGCGGGCGGGGATACCCGGGACACTTCACCGTATCTCGGTAATCCGGGATGCGGATGACCTGCCTATCGGTTTCACCATCCGGTTCGGCAGGGCTATTCCAGGCATAGCCACCCCTTTGCGGGACTGGATAGGAGGCAGGGACTCAACCCTCATCATTGGTCCTCCCGGAGTAGGGAAGACCACGCTTCTGCGGGGAATCGTAGAGGAAAAAGCCAAAACCCTGAAGGCCCGCCTGGTTATCGTGGACACCTCCAACGAGATTGCAGGGGACGGTGCAGTCCCTCACCCCATCATCGGGTCTGCTCGGAGGATGATGGTGGGAGACCCCCGGAAGCAGGCCAACATCATCTTGCAGGCCATCACCAACCACTCCCCCGAAACCATCGTGGTGGACGAGATCGGCTACCACGGGGACGTGGAGGTGCTGGAAACCGCCAGGCGGAGGGGTGTGGACATCGTAGCCACCGTCCACGGGGAAGACCTGCGGGATGTCCTGGAAAACCCCGTCCTCCGACCCCTCCTGGGATACCCGGACCTGGAAACCGGCAAACGCCTCACCCGCCCCGTGTTTCGGGTAGGCATCGCCGTACTCGCTAAAGGCGTCTACAAAGTTTACCCCGACTTCACCGCCGCCATCGATCAGGCTCTCAGAAAAGAAGACCCCGATGGCATCGTGGTTGACAGCAAGAGGGGATAA
- a CDS encoding winged helix-turn-helix domain-containing protein encodes MRGFLATLLVVSYAFALVMSTGHLSEWYRLTLGNLPGWFAVGLAAALEMSAFLLSLLSNSLLRGSRWASWGAVVALGLVWVGNYFSMRRAGIGVAEVEVFLSSLFVPVSTFVIAKVLGELLEGQKNAVTWVSQGEVHLGVGGPKAETKSFLLDVSVNSQEPESAEGRAEVNEEETGSFRQSKGSHEDYLRVLQTPRTAKELVEIFGVSKAAVYKRLKALEEKGLVEKEGGRWVVRSGPRLMQGGKA; translated from the coding sequence GTGAGGGGGTTTTTAGCCACGCTTTTGGTGGTGTCCTACGCCTTTGCCCTGGTGATGTCCACGGGACACCTGAGCGAGTGGTACAGGCTCACCCTGGGAAACCTTCCTGGATGGTTTGCTGTGGGTCTGGCGGCGGCCTTGGAGATGAGCGCCTTCCTGCTGTCGTTGCTTTCCAACTCTCTCCTTCGGGGATCGCGATGGGCATCGTGGGGGGCGGTGGTAGCCCTTGGCCTGGTGTGGGTAGGCAACTACTTCTCCATGCGGCGAGCAGGAATAGGAGTGGCGGAAGTTGAGGTCTTCCTTTCTTCCTTGTTCGTTCCCGTGTCCACTTTTGTCATTGCCAAGGTGCTTGGGGAACTCCTTGAAGGACAAAAAAACGCTGTCACCTGGGTTTCCCAAGGGGAGGTTCATTTGGGGGTAGGGGGCCCCAAAGCGGAAACCAAAAGTTTTCTCCTTGATGTTTCGGTAAACTCGCAAGAGCCTGAAAGTGCGGAAGGGAGAGCAGAGGTAAACGAAGAGGAAACGGGGTCATTTCGGCAATCCAAGGGTTCCCACGAAGACTACCTAAGGGTGTTGCAAACTCCCCGGACGGCGAAGGAGCTAGTGGAGATCTTTGGAGTGAGTAAAGCAGCGGTTTACAAGCGGTTGAAGGCCCTTGAAGAGAAAGGTTTGGTGGAAAAGGAGGGTGGGCGGTGGGTGGTCCGTTCAGGGCCCCGTTTGATGCAAGGAGGTAAGGCTTGA
- a CDS encoding vWA domain-containing protein, whose product MYINPTTPHGERLRAARAALAARFPYLYPIVYLLTLVETDRLQTMAVDRHARLYYNPCFLDALTDTQVVGLLWHEVHHLLREHPGPRGENLHQRHPYLSKIALDLEINDDAQTAGVDLPRGNHPYAGHFPEMYGFPTGLLAEEYLKLLLGFPPEKRPKTPQEHGTGAGGDPGDWELGNPSPSTGGVEGANLEVARQATAQAIRDYEAKGRGTVPAGVRRWAEAYLNPKVDWRSVLRNTLRKSLADLAARQRATYTRPHRRASTYHPVILPGTYGLKPRVAVVIDTSGSMDEELLGQALAEVQGILQRVKEVRVYTVDAAVHTAQKVFRKEQINLLGGGGTDITLGIHAALAHKPPPDLIVALTDGLTPWPTSPTPVPLLAVLLQPHAPTPPPWIRTIVAS is encoded by the coding sequence ATGTACATCAACCCCACCACACCCCACGGGGAACGCCTCCGGGCCGCAAGGGCCGCCCTTGCGGCCCGGTTCCCCTACCTCTACCCCATCGTCTACCTCCTCACCCTCGTGGAAACCGACCGCCTCCAAACTATGGCCGTCGACCGGCACGCCCGCCTCTACTACAATCCCTGCTTCCTGGATGCCCTCACCGACACCCAGGTGGTGGGCCTCCTCTGGCACGAGGTCCACCACCTCCTCCGGGAACACCCGGGACCCCGGGGAGAAAACCTCCACCAGCGCCACCCCTACCTCTCCAAAATCGCCCTGGACCTGGAAATCAACGACGACGCCCAGACCGCAGGGGTGGACCTTCCCCGGGGAAATCACCCCTACGCCGGGCATTTCCCCGAAATGTACGGGTTTCCCACAGGGCTTCTGGCAGAGGAGTACCTGAAGCTGCTCCTGGGCTTCCCGCCTGAGAAAAGGCCCAAAACCCCACAAGAACACGGAACAGGAGCAGGAGGGGATCCCGGGGACTGGGAACTGGGCAACCCCTCTCCCTCCACCGGAGGAGTGGAAGGGGCCAACCTGGAGGTGGCCCGCCAGGCCACCGCCCAAGCCATCCGGGACTACGAGGCCAAGGGACGAGGCACCGTACCCGCCGGGGTGCGCCGTTGGGCAGAAGCTTACCTCAACCCCAAGGTGGACTGGCGCAGCGTCCTCCGCAACACCCTCCGCAAGAGCCTCGCCGACCTCGCCGCCCGCCAGCGGGCCACCTACACACGCCCCCACCGCCGGGCCAGCACCTACCACCCCGTGATCCTCCCAGGCACCTACGGCCTCAAACCCCGGGTGGCCGTGGTCATCGATACCTCCGGCTCCATGGACGAAGAACTCCTCGGCCAGGCCCTCGCCGAAGTCCAAGGCATCCTCCAAAGGGTCAAAGAAGTCAGGGTCTACACCGTGGACGCCGCCGTCCACACCGCCCAAAAGGTCTTCCGCAAAGAACAAATCAACCTCCTCGGAGGCGGCGGCACCGACATCACCCTCGGCATCCACGCCGCCCTCGCCCATAAACCCCCACCCGACCTCATCGTCGCCCTCACCGACGGCCTCACCCCCTGGCCCACCTCCCCCACACCCGTCCCCCTCCTCGCCGTCCTCCTCCAACCCCACGCCCCCACACCTCCCCCCTGGATCCGCACCATCGTGGCATCATGA
- a CDS encoding lytic transglycosylase domain-containing protein — protein sequence MKRGWVIFLGLLFPALACRYVPQDLWHLTWRHALAWGVDPYLVAAVVWVESGYCPQAVGRAGEVGLGQFMPGTWHRTTGGAPPEWRTDPDWALWATAKHLRELWLATRDWRLALAAYNAGLGAVRSGRIPASTVRYVERVLRVYWRWRGGVM from the coding sequence ATGAAAAGGGGATGGGTTATTTTCCTAGGGTTACTGTTTCCCGCTTTGGCCTGTAGGTATGTACCTCAGGACCTCTGGCACCTCACCTGGCGGCACGCCCTGGCCTGGGGGGTGGACCCCTACCTGGTGGCGGCGGTGGTCTGGGTGGAGAGCGGCTACTGCCCCCAGGCGGTGGGCCGGGCGGGGGAGGTGGGCCTGGGGCAGTTCATGCCCGGCACCTGGCACCGGACCACCGGGGGAGCCCCCCCGGAGTGGAGGACTGACCCCGACTGGGCGCTCTGGGCCACGGCCAAGCACCTGCGGGAGCTTTGGCTAGCCACCCGGGACTGGCGGCTGGCCCTGGCCGCCTACAACGCGGGGCTGGGGGCGGTGCGCTCGGGGCGGATCCCCGCCTCCACGGTGCGCTATGTGGAGCGGGTTTTGCGGGTTTACTGGCGTTGGAGAGGAGGGGTGATGTGA